From Mus musculus strain C57BL/6J chromosome 17, GRCm38.p6 C57BL/6J, the proteins below share one genomic window:
- the Myl12b gene encoding myosin regulatory light chain 12B — translation MSSKKAKTKTTKKRPQRATSNVFAMFDQSQIQEFKEAFNMIDQNRDGFIDKEDLHDMLASLGKNPTDAYLDAMMNEAPGPINFTMFLTMFGEKLNGTDPEDVIRNAFACFDEEATGTIQEDYLRELLTTMGDRFTDEEVDELYREAPIDKKGNFNYIEFTRILKHGAKDKDD, via the exons ATGTCGAGCAAAAAAGCGAAGACCAAGACCACCAAGAAGCGCCCTCAGCGCGCAACCTCCAATGTGTTCGCCATGTTTGACCAGTCCCAGATCCAGGAGTTCAAAGAGGCCTTTAACATGATTGACCAGAACCGGGATGGCTTCATTGACAAGGAGGACCTGCACGACATGCTGGCGTCTCTGG GGAAGAATCCCACTGATGCCTACCTGGACGCCATGATGAACGAGGCCCCGGGCCCCATCAATTTCACCATGTTCCTCACCATGTTTGGGGAGAAGCTAAACGGCACTGACCCCGAGGACGTCATCAGAAACGCCTTCGCTTGCTTTGATGAGGAAGCCACAG GCACCATCCAGGAGGATTACCTGAGGGAGCTGCTGACCACCATGGGCGACCGCTTCACAGACGAGGAAGTGGATGAGCTGTACAGAGAGGCCCCCATTGACAAAAAGGGGAACTTCAACTACATTGAGTTCACACGCATCCTGAAGCACGGCGCGAAAGACAAAGATGACTGA